A genomic region of Macaca thibetana thibetana isolate TM-01 chromosome 14, ASM2454274v1, whole genome shotgun sequence contains the following coding sequences:
- the LOC126935080 gene encoding perilipin-2-like, with protein MASVAVDPQPSVVTRVINLPLVSSTYDLMSSAYLSTKDQYPYLKSVCEMAEKGVKTITSVAMTSALPIIQKLEPQIAVANIYACKGLDRIEERLPILNQPSTQIVANAKGAVTGAKDAVTTTVTGAKDSVASTITGVMDKTKGAVTGSVEKTKSVVSGSINTVLGSRMMQLVNSGVENALTKSELLVEQYLPLTEEELEKEAKKVEGFDLVQKPSYYVRLGSLSTKLRSRAYQQALSRVKEAKQKIQETISQLHSTVHLIEFARKNVHSANQKIQDAQDKLYLSWVEWKRSIGYDDTDESHCAEHIESRTLEIARNLTQQLQTTCHNLLSNIQGVPQNIQDQAKHMGVMAGDIYSVFRSAASFKEVSDSLLTSSKGQLQKMKESLDDVMDYLVNNTPLKWLVGPFYPQLTESQNAQDQVAEMDKSSQETQRSEHKTH; from the coding sequence ATGGCATCCGTTGCAGTTGATCCACAACCGAGTGTGGTGACTCGGGTGATCAACCTGCCCTTGGTGAGCTCCACGTATGACCTCATGTCCTCAGCCTATCTCAGTACAAAGGACCAATATCCCTACCTGAAGTCTGTGTGTGAGATGGCAGAGAAGGGCGTGAAGACCATCACCTCCGTGGCCATGACCAGTGCTCTGCCCATCATCCAGAAGCTAGAGCCGCAAATTGCAGTTGCCAATATCTATGCCTGTAAGGGGCTAGACAGGATTGAGGAGAGACTGCCTATTCTGAATCAGCCATCAACTCAGATTGTTGCCAATGCCAAAGGTGCTGTGACTGGGGCAAAAGATGCTGTGACGACTACCGTGACTGGGGCCAAGGATTCTGTGGCCAGCACGATCACAGGGGTGATGGACAAGACCAAAGGGGCGGTGACTGGCAGTGTGGAGAAGACCAAGTCTGTGGTCAGTGGCAGCATTAACACAGTATTGGGGAGTCGGATGATGCAGCTCGTGAACAGTGGTGTAGAAAATGCACTCACCAAATCAGAGCTGTTGGTAGAACAGTACCTCCCTCTCACTgaggaagaactagaaaaagaagcaaaaaaagttGAAGGATTTGATCTGGTTCAGAAGCCAAGTTATTATGTTAGACTGGGATCCCTATCTACCAAGCTTCGCTCCCGTGCCTACCAGCAGGCTCTCAGCAGGGTTAAAGAAGCTAAGCAAAAAATCCAAGAGACCATTTCTCAGCTCCATTCCACTGTTCACCTGATTGAATTTGCCAGGAAGAATGTGCATAGTGCCAATCAGAAAATTCAGGATGCTCAGGATAAGCTCTACCTCTCATGGGTGGAGTGGAAAAGGAGCATTGGATACGATGATACTGATGAGTCCCACTGTGCTGAGCACATTGAGTCACGTACTCTTGAAATTGCCCGCAACCTGACTCAGCAGCTCCAGACCACGTGCCACAACCTGCTGTCCAACATCCAAGGTGTACCGCAGAACATCCAAGATCAGGCCAAGCACATGGGGGTGATGGCAGGCGACATCTACTCAGTGTTCCGCAGTGCTGCCTCCTTTAAGGAAGTGTCTGACAGCCTCCTCACTTCTAGCAAGGGGCAGCTGCAGAAAATGAAGGAATCTTTAGATGATGTGATGGATTATCTTGTTAACAACACCCCCCTCAAATGGCTGGTAGGTCCCTTTTATCCTCAGCTGACTGAGTCTCAGAATGCTCAGGACCAAGTTGCAGAGATGGACAAAAGCAGCCAGGAGACCCAGCGATCTGAGCACAAAACTCATTAA